Proteins from one Camelina sativa cultivar DH55 chromosome 8, Cs, whole genome shotgun sequence genomic window:
- the LOC104706901 gene encoding probable glycosyltransferase At3g07620 — MRREFPWLWKVETRRLLWLLGLTFALVVTFQYVELPYAISSIFSSTKIPISRNSTSSLIGSLPPAMSPSFSQSETEEEVEVDQIFDSTGNATAPAFSPTTATSPPFLPPLKENATAPASNAEAPVALPGVNPSPVKENVTAPVASAEAPAALPGLNLSPVMENATAPVASAKAPAALPGLNPSPVKENTTMPTTSQVPERNITKTDVVRFVPDVKEKSKMPDSGVMSISEMSKQLRQNRISHNRLAKKPKWVTKPDMELLQAKNEIENAPIDDKDPLLYAPLYRNVSIFQKSYELMEKMLKVYVYKEGDKPIMHSPILRGIYASEGWFMKIIESNNNKFVTKDPAKAHLFYLPFSSRMLEVTLYVQDSHSHRNLIKYLKDYIDFIAVKYPFWNRTSGADHFLAACHDWAPSETRTHMAKSIRALCNSDVKEGFVFGRDTSLPETFVRDPKKPLSNIGGKSATKRPILAFFAGKPDHGYLRPILLSYWGNNKDPDLKIFGKLPRTKGNKNYLQFMKTSKYCICAKGFEVNSPRVVEAIFYDCVPVIISDNFVPPFFEVLNWESFAVFVPERDIPNLKKILMSIPERRYRSMQMRVKKVQKHFLWHVKPEKYDMFHMILHSIWFNRVFQITV, encoded by the exons ATGAGGCGTGAGTTTCCATGGCTATGGAAAGTAGAAACAAGACGGCTTCTATGGCTATTGGGACTCACATTTGCTCTCGTCGTCACTTTTCAATACGTCGAGCTACCGTACGCTATCTCCTCCATCTTCTCTTCCAcgaagattcccatttcaagaAACTCAACTTCTTCGCTTATAGGAAGCTTACCTCCAGCTATGTCCCCTAGCTTTTCCCAATCCGAGACTGAGGAAGAAGTTGAGGTTGATCAGATTTTTGACAGCACCGGAAACGCCACTGCCCCCGCCTTTTCGCCTACTACAGCTACATCCCCGCCTTTCTTGCCTCCTTTAAAGGAGAACGCAACCGCACCTGCCTCTAATGCAGAGGCCCCGGTTGCATTACCTGGTGTTAACCCTTCTCCGGTAAAGGAAAATGTAACAGCACCTGTGGCTAGTGCAGAGGCCCCGGCTGCATTACCTGGTTTAAACCTGTCTCCGGTAATGGAAAATGCAACCGCGCCTGTGGCTAGTGCAAAGGCCCCGGCTGCATTACCTGGTTTAAACCCTTCTCCGGTAAAGGAAAACACAACAATGCCTACCACTAGTCAGGTACCAGAGAGAAATATAACGAAAACAGATGTTGTCAGATTTGTTCCTGATGTAAAGGAGAAATCGAAAATGCCTGATTCCGGGGTGATGTCAATATCCGAAATGAGCAAGCAGTTGCGTCAAAACCGTATTTCTCATAATCGTCTAGCAAAG aAACCAAAATGGGTTACTAAACCTGACATGGAGCTTTTACAAGCAAAAAACGAGATTGAGAATGCACCAATCGATGACAAAGACCCTCTCCTCTACGCTCCTCTGTATCGCAATGTTTCCATCTTCcaaaa GAGCTATGAGTTGATGGAGAAGATGTTAAAGGTTTATGTTTACAAAGAAGGAGATAAACCAATAATGCATAGTCCAATACTCCGAGGGATTTATGCATCCGAAGGCTGGTTTATGAAAATCATTgaatccaacaacaacaaatttgtCACAAAGGACCCTGCAAAAGCTCATCTTTTCTACCTACCCTTCAGCTCCCGGATGCTCGAGGTTACTCTATATGTCCAAGACTCCCACAGTCACCGCAATCTCATTAAGTATCTAAAAGACTATATAGACTTCATTGCCGTCAAATACCCTTTCTGGAATCGAACTTCCGGTGCGGATCATTTCCTTGCTGCCTGCCATGATTGG GCTCCATCAGAGACGCGGACACATATGGCGAAGAGTATAAGGGCGTTGTGCAACTCGGATGTTAAAGAAGGATTTGTCTTTGGAAGGGACACATCTTTACCAGAAACATTCGTTAGAGATCCCAAGAAACCACTAAGTAACATAGGTGGCAAATCCGCGACGAAAAGGCCGATACTTGCTTTCTTTGCTGGGAAACCGGACCACGGGTATCTAAGGCCAATACTACTATCCTACTGGGGTAACAACAAAGATCCTGACTTGAAAATATTCGGGAAACTACCGAGGACTAAAGGAAACAAGAACTACCTTCAGTTCATGAAGACGAGCAAGTACTGCATTTGCGCGAAAGGCTTTGAAGTGAACAGCCCGAGAGTGGTAGAGGCCATTTTCTATGACTGTGTTCCGGTTATCATATCGGATAACTTTGTCCCGCCCTTTTTCGAGGTTTTAAACTGGGAATCATTTGCGGTTTTCGTGCCGGAGAGAGATATACCGAATTTGAAGAAGATTCTAATGTCAATACCGGAACGACGGTATAGATCAATGCAGATGAGGGTGAAGAAAGTTCAGAAGCATTTCCTGTGGCATGTGAAGCCAGAGAAGTATGATATGTTTCACATGATTCTTCATTCGATTTGGTTTAACCGAGTTTTCCAAATTACTGTTTAG